The following proteins are encoded in a genomic region of Brachypodium distachyon strain Bd21 chromosome 1, Brachypodium_distachyon_v3.0, whole genome shotgun sequence:
- the LOC100824949 gene encoding cysteine-rich receptor-like protein kinase 6, whose product MAARRRIFARLAAALLIAFLLAQLASSQPPWQNCGDSGNNYAANSTYQSNLGQLSATLPKKASASRTLFATGSVGSVPEIAYALALCRGDTNASACEACVATAFQDAQQLCAYRKDAAVFYDLCYLRFSNQNFPATNSNGNPIVLKNSQKVSSPVEVFDTAVRQLLNATGNYAAANSSRRFATGEEGFDSSNPTIYGLVQCTPDMSPADCRSCLGGIIALMPRYVSGMLGGRIIGVRCNFRYEVTPFFSGGPMLQLPAPAPPPVAANITPPTATGGRTGIKTGIVLAIALPIVAALLAIILIGLCIRRQRRRTERTRLPLHSTDTDDIESIDSLILDLSTLRAATDNFPESNRLGEGGFGAVYKGILPDGQEIAVKRLSKSSAQGIGELKNELVLVAKLQHKNLVRLVGVCLQENEKLLVYEYMPNRSIDTILFDREKRKELGWGKRLKIINGIARGLQYLHEDSQMRIIHRDLKASNVLLDSGHTPKISDFGLARLFGADQTRDITNRVIGTYGYMAPEYAMRGHYSVKSDVFSFGILMLEIVTGRSSSGSFNFDQSTDLLSLIWEHWTTGTVAEIMDSTLRGHAPGDQMLKLFHIGLLCVQDNPADRPAMSTVNIMLSSNTVSLPSPSKPAFFVSNSGTYSSPYLESYPTASTKYSP is encoded by the exons ATGGCCGCGCGGCGCCGCATCTtcgcccgcctcgccgccgcgctcctcattgccttcctcctcgcgcagctCGCCTCCTCCCAGCCGCCGTGGCAGAACTGCGGGGACAGCGGCAATAATTACGCGGCGAACAGCACCTACCAATCCAACCTAGGGCAGCTCTCCGCCACCCTCCCCAAGAAGGCGTCGGCCTCCCGGACGCTCTTCGCCACCGGCAGCGTCGGATCCGTCCCGGAAATCGCCTATGCGCTCGCGCTCTGCCGCGGCGACACCAACGCCTCCGCCTGCGAGGCCTGCGTCGCCACCGCCTTCCAGGACGCGCAGCAGCTCTGCGCCTACAGGAAGGATGCCGCGGTATTCTACGACCTCTGCTACCTCCGCTTCTCCAACCAGAACTTCCCCGCCACCAACAGCAACGGGAACCCCATCGTCCTCAAGAACTCGCAGAAGGTGAGCTCGCCGGTGGAGGTGTTCGATACCGCCGTCCGCCAACTCCTCAACGCCACCGGAAATTACGCGGCCGCAAACTCGTCCAGGCGGTTCGCCACGGGGGAGGAGGGTTTCGATAGTAGCAACCCCACCATCTACGGGCTGGTGCAGTGCACTCCAGACATGTCGCCGGCCGATTGCCGGAGCTGCCTTGGAGGCATAATTGCGCTGATGCCGCGGTATGTCAGCGGGATGCTGGGCGGGAGGATTATTGGGGTGCGGTGCAATTTCAGGTACGAGGTGACTCCTTTCTTCTCCGGAGGCCCGATGCTGCAGCTtcctgcgccggcgcctccaCCTGTAGCTGCAAACATCACGCCACCAACGGCGACAGGAG GAAGAACGGGAATTAAGACTGGGATAGTTCTAGCCATTGCACTTCCTATAGTTGCTGCCCTGCTAGCTATCATTTTGATTGGTCTCTGTATCcggaggcagagaagaagaacagaaagAACACGATTGCCATTAC ATTCAACTGACACAGATGACATTGAAAGCATAGATTCACTTATTCTTGATCTGTCAACACTACGTGCTGCAACAGATAACTTTCCTGAGAGCAATAGGCTTGGTGAAGGAGGGTTTGGTGCTGTTTATAAG GGTATCCTTCCTGATGGTCAAGAAATAGCTGTAAAGAGGCTCTCCAAGAGTTCAGCACAAGGAATAGGGGAGCTAAAGAATGAGCTTGTTTTGGTTGCCAAGCTTCAACACAAGAATCTTGTCAGGCTTGTTGGTGTTTGCTTGCAGGAAAATGAGAAACTGCTCGTGTATGAATACATGCCCAATAGAAGCATTGACACCATACTTTTTG ACcgagagaaaagaaaggagcTAGGCTGGGGAAAGAGATTAAAGATAATAAATGGAATTGCTAGAGGATTACAATATCTTCATGAGGATTCTCAGATGAGAATAATTCACCGCGACCTCAAAGCAAGCAATGTTCTATTAGACTCTGGTCATACACCAAAGATTTCAGACTTCGGCTTGGCAAGGCTATTTGGAGCGGATCAAACACGGGACATCACGAACCGTGTTATTGGAACATA CGGATATATGGCCCCAGAGTATGCTATGCGTGGCCACTACTCTGTAAAGTCGGATGTCTTCAGCTTTGGAATTTTGATGCTAGAAATTGTGACgggaagaagcagcagcggctccTTTAACTTTGATCAATCTACCGATCTCTTAAGTCTT ATATGGGAACACTGGACCACTGGAACAGTTGCAGAGATCATGGATTCTACTTTGAGAGGTCATGCTCCAGGAGACCAGATGCTCAAGCTTTTTCACATCGGACTACTGTGTGTTCAAGATAACCCAGCAGATAGACCAGCGATGTCGACAGTAAACATCATGCTTAGCAGTAATACTGTTTCTCTCCCGTCTCCATCCAAGCCAGCATTTTTCGTTTCCAATAGCGGCACATACTCAAGTCCATACTTGGAGTCATACCCTACAGCTTCCACTAAATATTCACCGTAG
- the LOC100834688 gene encoding anamorsin homolog isoform X1, which produces MGGFVEVQASAASSQASEQSVTVSGLVSHCIKAAVQASRKLLMGGFVEAQASATSSQDTVQSVTVKAKKPYWAMASSFSLKKATKAIPNKQIDDDTELIDENVLLTEEDLKKPKLPVVGDGKVKAARKACKNCTCGRAEAEQKVEKLELTAEQIDNPQSACGSCGLGDAFRCGACPYRGLAPFKLGEKVSLPNNFLSADIGW; this is translated from the exons ATGGGTGGTTTTGTTGAAGTGCAAGCTTCTGCTGCAAGCTCGCAGGCTAGTGAACAATCTGTTACTGTGAGTGGTCTAGTGTCACATTGCATTAAGGCTGCTGTGCAGGCTTCACGCAAGCTACTGATGGGAGGATTTGTTGAAGCACAAGCTTCTGCTACAAGCTCACAGGACACTGTGCAATCTGTTACT GTTAAGGCAAAGAAGCCCTATTGGGCCATGGCCTCTTCCTTTTCCCTGAAGAAAGCAACAAAAGCAATTCCGAATAAGCAAATTGATGATGACACTGAACTGATTGACGAAAATGTCCTCTTGACTGAGGAGGACTTGAAGAAACCAAAGCTTCCAGTTG TTGGGGATGGTAAGGTGAAAGCCGCAAGAAAGGCATGCAAGAACTGTACTTGTGGCAGGGCTGAGGCTGAGCAGAAGGTGGAGAAGCTGGAGCTCACTGCAGAACAGATCGACAACCCTCAGTCAGCCTGCGGCAGT TGTGGTTTGGGCGACGCCTTCAGGTGTGGTGCTTGCCCATACAGAGGCCTCGCACCATTCAAGTTGGGCGAGAAG GTTTCCCTGCCTAACAACTTCCTTTCGGCCGACATAGGATGGTAG
- the LOC100834688 gene encoding anamorsin homolog isoform X2 yields the protein MAAALAVTDELVLPLRAVEDLAAAAEVSREEVVVITQCASLLGRGKLPFDDASVGAVLSVVKNVESFGDQLVAEINRVLQAGGILLVQSITPSSNQKENNHIERKLLMGGFVEVQASAASSQASEQSVTVKAKKPYWAMASSFSLKKATKAIPNKQIDDDTELIDENVLLTEEDLKKPKLPVVGDGKVKAARKACKNCTCGRAEAEQKVEKLELTAEQIDNPQSACGSCGLGDAFRCGACPYRGLAPFKLGEKVSLPNNFLSADIGW from the exons atggcggcggcgctcgcggtGACGGACGAGCTGGTGTTGCCGCTTCGCGCGGTGGAGGATctggcagccgccgccgaggtctcgcgggaggaggtggtggtcaTCACGCAATGCGCCTCGCTTCTTG GGCGCGGGAAGTTGCCTTTTGATGATGCGTCAGTTGGTGCTGTTCTTTCTGTCGTAAAAAACGTAGAAAGCTTCGGAGATCAATTGGTTGCTGAAATTAACCGGGTGCTCCAAGCTGGAGGAATTTTACTGGTGCAGAGCATCACTCCCTCCTCTAATCAAAAGGA GAACAACCATATCGAGCGCAAGCTACTGATGGGTGGTTTTGTTGAAGTGCAAGCTTCTGCTGCAAGCTCGCAGGCTAGTGAACAATCTGTTACT GTTAAGGCAAAGAAGCCCTATTGGGCCATGGCCTCTTCCTTTTCCCTGAAGAAAGCAACAAAAGCAATTCCGAATAAGCAAATTGATGATGACACTGAACTGATTGACGAAAATGTCCTCTTGACTGAGGAGGACTTGAAGAAACCAAAGCTTCCAGTTG TTGGGGATGGTAAGGTGAAAGCCGCAAGAAAGGCATGCAAGAACTGTACTTGTGGCAGGGCTGAGGCTGAGCAGAAGGTGGAGAAGCTGGAGCTCACTGCAGAACAGATCGACAACCCTCAGTCAGCCTGCGGCAGT TGTGGTTTGGGCGACGCCTTCAGGTGTGGTGCTTGCCCATACAGAGGCCTCGCACCATTCAAGTTGGGCGAGAAG GTTTCCCTGCCTAACAACTTCCTTTCGGCCGACATAGGATGGTAG